The following DNA comes from Croceicoccus sp. YJ47.
ATCGTTCGGGCGGCTATAATCTGCGCGTGACGCAGCCCGCCGCGTTTCAGGATGTCGCCGACCTCCTCGGCAGCGCGGCGTTTGACGAGGAGCGCGTCGACAGTTTCGAGGCGGGCTTCAAATATCGCTCCCCCGGCGGGCGCGCGGCGTTGACCCTCGCCGCGTTCTGGACCGAGGTGGACGACCTGCAACGCGAGGTCAGCGTGGCGAGCGTTGCATCCGGCCTTGCGCAATCGGTCTACAACACCGCCGATGCACGCATTCGCGGCGGCGAGATCGCGGGCCATTTCGCGGTATCGCCGATCGTGACGATCCGCGCCAATGCCGGCTATATCGACGCGCAATATCGCCGCGTGTTTCAGGATATCTCCGGCGACGGCGTGATCGATGGGGCGGATCGCGCGCTCGCTTTGCCGCGCGTGCCGGAATGGACCTATGGCGCCGGCGCGGTGGCCAATCTTCCGGTGCCGGGGGTGCGGCAAGGCGCAATGCTGACCGCCGGCGCGGATTTTCAGCATCGCGACCGCTACGCCTATACCGACAATAATTTCGGCTATGTCGATGCGTTCGACAATCTGGACGCCAGCATCGGCATCGACCTTGGCGATCCGGGCATCCGGCTCACGCTGTTCGGGCGCAATCTGCTCGACAATGTGCAGTTCGGCGGCGACACGCAGATTCCGTTCGCCGCCGGGCCGTTTTCGGATGGGGAGAACACCCCGTTCGACCCCGCGCCCGCCGCCGGTACGTTCAGCCCGCTGATCAAAGGGCGGCGCGTGGGCGTGGAGCTTGCCTTCGACTGGTAAGCCGGCCCTGATACGGCGCTTGACGGCGGCGGCAACGCTTCGCATGGGCGGGATATGCAATTCCTGTCCGACAATGCCGCCCCCGTCCATCCCGCCGTGTGGGACGCCATGCGCGCCGTGGATGCGGCCGATGCGCCCTATGACGGCGATGCGATGTCGGCGGCGCTCGACGCGCGGTTCTCGGCCCTGTTCGGGACCGAATGCGCGGTGCTGTGGACGCCGACGGGGACCGCCGCCAACTGCCTCGCGCTCGCCAGCATGGTGCCCCCGTTCGGCGGCATCGTGTGCCATCGTGAGGCCCATATCGAAGTGGACGAGGGCGGCGCGCCGGGCTTCTTCACCCACGGGGCGAAGCTGATGCTGGCGGACGGGCCGGGCGCGAAACTGACGCCCGATGCCGCCGCCGCGGTCATCGACCCCATCCGCAACGACGTGCACCAGGTGCAGCCCCACGCGATCGCCATCACCCAGGCCAGCGAATATGGCGAATGCTACACCCCCGACGAACTCGCCGCGCTGGGCGAATTTGCGCGCGTGCGCGGCCTTCGTTTCCACATGGACGGCGCGCGCTTTGCCAATGCGGTGGCACATCTGGGCTGCACCCCTGCCGAGGCAAGCAGCCTGCACGGCATCGACAGCCTCGCCTTCGGCTTCATCAAGAACGGCGGCATGGGGGCAGAGGCGCTGGTATTCTTCGACACGGCCCTCGCGGACGAGGCACGGCGGCGGCGCAAGCGGGCCGGGCACCTGTCGTCGAAGGGGCGCTTTCTCGCCGCGCAATTGCTCGCCATGGTGGAGGACGATTTGTGGCTCGCCAATGCGCGCGCCGCGAACGCGGCGGCCGCAGCGCTGGGCGATGCGGCGCCCGAACGGCTGATGCATCCGGTCGAGGCGAACGAGGTCTTCATGACCCTCACGGCGGCGGAGCGCGAGGCGTTGCGCGCGCAAGGCTATCAATTCTACGACTGGGGACAGGATGCGGCGCGGTTCGTCGCGGCATGGAACACCCCCATCGCCGATGCAGAATCGCTCGCCGCCCGGATCGCCGCGTTGTGACCGGCGCAGCCCCCGCCCCGGCCGCGCGGTGCAGCGTTCGTTTTCCGAACCCATCGTGTGGGTGCCCTTCGTCCTGGTGACGTTCATCTGGGGCAGCACCTGGCTCGTCATCAAGGATCAGATCAGCGTCGTGCCGGTCGGCTGGACGGTGGCCTATCGCTTTATGGTGGCGACGATCGGCATGTTCATCCTCGCCGCGGTGCGTGGGGACGGGTTCCGGCTCGGCCCGGGCGGGTGGGGCATGGCGCTGCTCATCGGGATTACGCAATTCGTCGTGAATTTCCAGTTCGTGTACCGGGCGGAGCTTTACCTCACCTCCGGCATCGTGGCGGTGCTCTTCGCGCTCATCCTCATTCCCAATTCGGCGATGAGCTGGCTTTTCCTCAAACGGCGGCAAACGGCGCGCTTCGTCGTCGGATCGGTCATCGCGCTTTCGGGCGTGGCGCTTTTGTTCGCGCATGAATACCGGATCGCGGGCGCCGGGGCCGGGCTTGGCGGCGGGGTCACAATCGGCATCGTGCTCGCGCTCACCGCCACCATGGGCGCGAGCATCGCCAATGTCGCGCAGGATACCGACACCGCCCATGCGCAGCCGTTCATTCCGCTGCTGGCATGGTCAATGCTGATCGGGGCGGCGATCAACGTGGGGCTCGCGCTCGTCATCTATGGCGCGCCGGTGTGGGATCCGCGGTGGGAATATGGCGCGGGGATCCTCTACCTCGGCGTGGTGGGCTCGGTGATGACCTTCCCGCTCTATTTCGGGATCATCCGCATGATCGGCGCGGGAAAGGCCGCCTATATCGGCGTGTCGGTCCCTGTGATCGCCATGATGCTGTCGACCCTGTTCGAGGGATATGTGTGGAGCGGGCTTGCCATGGGCGGTGCGGCGCTCGCGATGGCGGGCCTCATCATCGCGCTCAAGGGGAAGCGGACGCCCCCTCCCCCCGCTCCGCTTCCAGAATAGCGGCCAGCCCCTCCCGAAACGTGGGGTAGAGCGGATACCAGCCCAGCACGCGCTTCGCCTTCACATTGGCGACGCGGCGATTTTCGGCATAGAAGCCGCGCGCCATCGGCGACAGCTCCGCCTCCTCCATCGTCTGGAGCGGCGGCGGCGCGACGTTCAACAGGCGGCACGCCTCCTCCGTGACGGCATTGTGGCTCGCCGGCATGGTATCGGACAGATTATACGCGCCCGGCGGCACGTCATGGGAAAGCGCGGCCATCACCCCGCGGGCGATATCCTCGACATGGACGCGGCTGAACACCTGTCCCGGCATGGCGATGCGGTGGGCGGTGCCGCTGCGCACCTTGTCGAACGCGCTGCGCCCCGGCCCGTATATGCCCGGAAGGCGAAACACATGTGCGCCCTGCGACAGCCAGGCCGCATCGGCGGCGCTGCGCGCGCTGCGCCGGCCGGTGCCGGTGGGCGCGCTTTCATCCACCCACGCCCCGCCCGCGTCGCCATAGACGCCGGTGGAGGAGAGATAGCCACGCCACCCGCCGAACCGCGCCAGCGCCGCACCATGCGTGTCGAGCACGGGATCGCCGCCGCCATCCCGGTCCGGCGGGACGGAGGACAGCACCGCATCCGCCGTGTCCAGCACATCGGCGACCCGCGCCGTATCGGCAAAGTCGAGCGTGCCGTCGCGCCCCGTCGCGCTCACGCCCCAGCCTGCGTCCCGCGCATGGGCGGCAATCCGCGTTGCCGTGTAGCCGAGGCCGAAAATTACGAGATGCATGGGGCCGCCTGCCTTTCGATTGGGGGTATTGGGCGATTGCCCCTTGCCCCGCGCCGCCGAACACGCATGTAGTGCCGCATGGATATTGCCCGCAACCCCGAACGCCCCGACGCCAACCCCGAAATGGCGGATGCCGCCCCCGAACCGCAGGCGCCCGCCACCGTGCGGCGGGAGGATTACACCCCGCCGGCCTGGCTGATCCCCGAAATCCACCTCGATTTCGAGCTGGGGCTGGAGGTGACGAAGCTGCGCACGACGATGAAGGTCGCGCGCAATCCCGACGGGCCGGCCGACCGCACCATCCATCTGTGCGGCGACGGCATCGCGGTGCGGGAGCTGACCATCGATGGCGCGCAGGCCGAAGGCTGGACCATGAGCGGCGCCAACCTGCTGCTCCCCCTGTCGGGCGATGCGGCCTAGATCATGGTGGAGACGCATCTGCATCCCTCCACCAACAGCCAGCTCATGGGCCTCTATGCCTCGAACGGGATGCTCTGCACGCAGTGCGAGGCGGAAGGCTTCCGGCGCATCACGTTTTTCCCGGACCGGCCCGATGTCCTGTCGCGCTATACCGTGCGGATGACGGGGTCGAAGGCGGATTTCCCCGTGCTTTTGTCCAACGGCAATTGCACCGAAGCGGGCGAGGATGGCGACACCCATTACGCGGTGTGGCACGATCCCTGGCCCAAGCCGTCCTATCTCTTCGCACTGGTGGCCGGGCGGCTGGTGTCGCGCCGCGACAGCTTTACCACCATGTCCGGGCGCAAGGTCGATCTCGCCATCTGGGTGCGCGAAGGGGACGAGGACCGCACCGGCCACGCGATGGAATCGCTCAAACACGCGATGCGCTGGGACGAAGAAACGTTCGGGCGGGAATATGACCTCGACCTGTTCAACATCGTGGCCGTGTCCGATTTCAACATGGGCGCGATGGAGAACAAGGGGCTGAACATCTTCAACACCCGCTACATCCTCGCCAATCCGGACACCGCGACCGATGCCGATTACGACGCCATCGAAGGGGTCGTCGGCCATGAATATTTCCACAACTGGTCGGGCAATCGCGTCACCTGCCGCGACTGGTTCCAATTGTCGCTGAAGGAAGGGTTCACCGTCCTGCGCGACCAGATGTTCAGCGCCGCGATGGGCAGCGCGCCGGTCAAGCGGATCGAGGACGTGCGCATCCTGCGCGCCGCGCAGTTCCCGGAGGACAGCGGCCCGCTCGCCCACCCGATCCGGCCCGACAGCTATCAGGAAATCAGCAATTTCTACACCGCGACCGTCTATAACAAGGGCGCCGAGGTCATCCGCATGATGCACGCGATGGCGGGTGACAAGGCGTTCCGCAAAGGCAGCGACCTGTATTTCGAGCGCCACGACGGCGAGGCCGCCACCTGCGAGGATTTCATCACCGCGATGGAGGATGGCGCCGGTCTGGACCTGACGCAATTCCGCCGCTGGTACGAACAGGCGGGCACGCCGCGCGTCACCATGCGGGCGGAGCATCACGAGGCCGAAGGCGCGGTGACGCTGCATTTCACGCAGGCCGTCCCCGCCACCCCCGGACAGCCGGACAAGAAACCGATGCCGATCCCCCTGCGCGTCGCCCTGTTCGACCGGGCGATGCAGCGGCACGGCGGGGAACATCTGCTGATGCTGGACGCTGCGGAAAACAGCTTCCGCTTCACCGGATGCGCGACGCCGCCGGTGGTGTCGGCCAATCGCGGCTTTTCGGCGCCGATCGTACTCGATGCCGAGATGAGCGATACGGATCTCGTGTTCCTCGCCGCGCATGACGATGACAGCTTCGCCCGCTACGAAGCGCAGCAGCAATTGCTGACCCGCGAATTGCTGGGCCGGGACGCGCATGGCGAGAACGGGGACCGCCGTGCCGCCATTGCCGATGCGCTGGCCGCCGTGCTCGACGATACGCGCATCGACGACCTGATGCGGGGCGAGCTGATGACCTTGCCGGCGATCTCGTTCCTGATCGAGCAGGCCGTACCCGCCGATCCGGGTGCGCTGGTCGCCGCGCGCGACGGGTTGCGCGAATATCTGGGCACGCGGTTGTCGGGGCCGCTCACCGCGCTTTACGAGCGTGCCGCCGCCGTGCCCTACGACCTGTCCGCGGAAAGCCGCGGCGCGCGCAAGGTGAAGACGCTCGCGCTCTCGCTGCTTTCCGCAGCGGACGAGGCACACGGCGCGCAGCTGGCGCAGGCGCAATATCGCGCCGCCGACAACATGACCGACCGGCAGGGCGCGATGATGGTGATGGCCAGCCTCGACGTGACCCAGCGCGCGGAATTGCTCGCCGATTTCCACCGCCGCCATGCGGGCGACGCGCTGGTCATCGACAAATGGTTCGCGATCCAGGCCAGCGCCAGCCACGCCGACGTTCTCGATCATGTCGCCGCGCTGGCCGATCATCCCGACTTCACGATGAAGAACCCCAATCGCGTCCGTTCGCTGTACATGACGATGGCGGGCAACCCGGCGGCGTTCCACGACGAAAGCGGGCGCGGCTATGCCATGATCGCCGATCTCATCATCGCGCTCGACCCGATCAATGCGCAAACGGCGGCGCGCTTCGTCCCCGCGCTTGGCCGCTGGCGCCGGATCGAACCGAAGCGGGCCGCGATGATGCGCGCCGCGCTGGAACGGATTGCGGCCCGGCCCCGATTGTCGAAGGACGTGCGCGAGCAGGTCGGCAAGAGCCTCGAGGACTGAACATGTCGGTCGACATCATTCGCTGCGACGTGCTCGACGGGATGGAGCATGGCTTTCTCGGGCGGCGCGGGGGCATATCGTCAGGGCAATATGCGGGATTGAATGTCGGGCTGGGCTCCGACGATCTGCCACGCGCCATCGCCGCCAACCGGACGCGCGCCGTCGATGCCGTGATGCCCGGAGGCGAATTGTGCACCGTGTTTCAAGTGCATTCGGCGGACGCGGTGACGATCCGCTCCCCCTTTCCCGACGATGCCCGGCCCCATGCCGATGCGATGGTGACCGACCGGCCCGGCCTCCTGCTCGGCATATTGACCGCCGATTGCGCGCCCGTTCTGCTCGCCGATACGGCGGCGGGGGTGGTTGGCGCAGCGCATGCGGGATGGCGCGGCGCGATCGGCGGGGTGACCGACGCGGTCATCACGGCGATGGAGGAACTGGGCGCATCGCGCGACAATATCGGCGCCGCGATCGGGCCATGCATCGCACAGAAAAGCTACGAGGTGGACGACGGCTTCCGCCTGACCTTCGTGGGCCGGGACGAGGCGAACGAGCGATTTTTCAAGGACGGGCGCCCCGGCCATGCGCAATTCGACCTTGCCGGATATGTTGCATCGCGCCTTGCCGATGCGGGCATTTCGCGCATCGCCATCACCGGCGAGGACACCGCATCGCAGCCGGATCGCTATTTTTCCTACCGCCGTGCGACATTGGCAGGGGAAAGCGGATATGGCCGGCAGATCAGCCTGATCGGCATTGCATCATAGGATGCTTGCGTTTGGCAAATGTGTGGGGATAATCGCGCCCGATGACCGAGCAGACAACCGACAGCGCCGAAACCGCGAAGCTTCGCCACGAAATGCGCAACCTTGAAGCGCAGATCGAAATGCTGTGCCGTCTGCTGT
Coding sequences within:
- a CDS encoding low specificity L-threonine aldolase, which translates into the protein MQFLSDNAAPVHPAVWDAMRAVDAADAPYDGDAMSAALDARFSALFGTECAVLWTPTGTAANCLALASMVPPFGGIVCHREAHIEVDEGGAPGFFTHGAKLMLADGPGAKLTPDAAAAVIDPIRNDVHQVQPHAIAITQASEYGECYTPDELAALGEFARVRGLRFHMDGARFANAVAHLGCTPAEASSLHGIDSLAFGFIKNGGMGAEALVFFDTALADEARRRRKRAGHLSSKGRFLAAQLLAMVEDDLWLANARAANAAAAALGDAAPERLMHPVEANEVFMTLTAAEREALRAQGYQFYDWGQDAARFVAAWNTPIADAESLAARIAAL
- a CDS encoding DMT family transporter, giving the protein MQNRSPPGSPRCDRRSPRPGRAVQRSFSEPIVWVPFVLVTFIWGSTWLVIKDQISVVPVGWTVAYRFMVATIGMFILAAVRGDGFRLGPGGWGMALLIGITQFVVNFQFVYRAELYLTSGIVAVLFALILIPNSAMSWLFLKRRQTARFVVGSVIALSGVALLFAHEYRIAGAGAGLGGGVTIGIVLALTATMGASIANVAQDTDTAHAQPFIPLLAWSMLIGAAINVGLALVIYGAPVWDPRWEYGAGILYLGVVGSVMTFPLYFGIIRMIGAGKAAYIGVSVPVIAMMLSTLFEGYVWSGLAMGGAALAMAGLIIALKGKRTPPPPAPLPE
- a CDS encoding SDR family NAD(P)-dependent oxidoreductase, producing the protein MHLVIFGLGYTATRIAAHARDAGWGVSATGRDGTLDFADTARVADVLDTADAVLSSVPPDRDGGGDPVLDTHGAALARFGGWRGYLSSTGVYGDAGGAWVDESAPTGTGRRSARSAADAAWLSQGAHVFRLPGIYGPGRSAFDKVRSGTAHRIAMPGQVFSRVHVEDIARGVMAALSHDVPPGAYNLSDTMPASHNAVTEEACRLLNVAPPPLQTMEEAELSPMARGFYAENRRVANVKAKRVLGWYPLYPTFREGLAAILEAERGEGASASP
- the pgeF gene encoding peptidoglycan editing factor PgeF, which gives rise to MSVDIIRCDVLDGMEHGFLGRRGGISSGQYAGLNVGLGSDDLPRAIAANRTRAVDAVMPGGELCTVFQVHSADAVTIRSPFPDDARPHADAMVTDRPGLLLGILTADCAPVLLADTAAGVVGAAHAGWRGAIGGVTDAVITAMEELGASRDNIGAAIGPCIAQKSYEVDDGFRLTFVGRDEANERFFKDGRPGHAQFDLAGYVASRLADAGISRIAITGEDTASQPDRYFSYRRATLAGESGYGRQISLIGIAS